From Candidatus Aenigmatarchaeota archaeon, a single genomic window includes:
- a CDS encoding cyclic 2,3-diphosphoglycerate synthase: MKRVIIMGAAGRDFHNFNVFFRDNPNYQVVAFTATQIPNISGRKYPKELAGKFYPKGIPIYPEEKLPELIKKMKVDEVAFSYSDVSHEYVMNRASLVNSCGADFRLLGVNSTMLKSKKPVIAVCAVRTGCGKSQTSRKVVEILKRLGFKVVAIRHPMPYGDLRRQVVQRFEKYEDMIKHGCTIEEMEEYEPYIEKNLVVFAGVDYEKILKEAEKEADIIVWDGGNNDTPFIKPNLHIVVADPHRAGHEVSYHPGETNFRMADVIIINKMDTAEKRNVDLILDNIKRVNPKAIVIRANSEITVDDPEKLREKRVLVVEDGPTLTHGGMKFGAGFVAARKLGCEIVDPRKYAFGSIKETFRNYPHLKNILPAMGYGKDQLKDLERTINATKCDAILIGTPVDLRKIINNKKPMVRVRYELKEIGKPDLETILNSFVKNM, encoded by the coding sequence ATGAAAAGGGTAATTATAATGGGAGCGGCTGGCAGGGATTTTCATAACTTTAATGTTTTTTTCCGTGACAACCCAAATTACCAAGTTGTGGCATTCACTGCAACCCAAATACCAAATATTTCAGGTAGAAAATACCCTAAGGAACTTGCGGGAAAATTTTATCCAAAAGGAATACCAATTTATCCTGAAGAAAAATTACCAGAATTAATAAAGAAAATGAAAGTTGATGAAGTTGCCTTCTCGTATAGTGATGTTTCCCATGAGTACGTCATGAATAGAGCTTCTCTTGTCAATAGTTGCGGTGCGGATTTCAGACTTCTAGGTGTCAATTCTACCATGCTTAAGTCAAAAAAACCAGTTATTGCCGTCTGTGCTGTGAGAACCGGTTGCGGAAAGAGTCAGACATCCAGGAAGGTTGTTGAAATATTAAAGAGACTTGGTTTTAAGGTTGTTGCTATTAGACATCCAATGCCTTATGGGGATCTTAGGAGACAGGTTGTCCAAAGATTTGAAAAATATGAGGACATGATAAAACATGGTTGCACAATTGAGGAAATGGAAGAGTATGAACCATATATAGAAAAAAACTTGGTTGTTTTTGCTGGTGTTGATTATGAAAAAATATTGAAAGAAGCTGAAAAGGAGGCTGATATCATCGTCTGGGATGGAGGAAACAATGACACACCTTTCATAAAACCCAACCTTCATATAGTTGTTGCTGATCCCCACAGAGCTGGGCATGAGGTATCCTATCATCCAGGTGAAACTAACTTCAGAATGGCTGATGTGATAATAATAAACAAAATGGACACGGCAGAAAAAAGAAATGTTGATTTAATATTAGACAATATAAAGAGGGTTAATCCAAAGGCAATCGTGATAAGGGCAAACTCTGAAATAACTGTGGATGATCCAGAAAAATTAAGGGAAAAAAGGGTTCTTGTGGTTGAGGACGGACCAACATTGACGCATGGTGGAATGAAATTTGGGGCAGGTTTTGTGGCAGCCAGAAAATTGGGGTGTGAGATAGTTGATCCGAGAAAATACGCTTTTGGTTCTATTAAGGAAACATTCAGAAATTATCCACACTTAAAAAACATCCTTCCAGCCATGGGATACGGAAAGGATCAATTAAAGGACCTCGAGAGGACGATAAATGCTACTAAATGCGATGCCATCTTAATCGGGACTCCGGTTGACCTGAGAAAAATAATAAATAATAAGAAACCCATGGTGAGAGTAAGATATGAGTTAAAGGAGATTGGAAAGCCAGACTTGGAAACAATATTAAATTCATTTGTTAAAAATATGTGA